One Loxodonta africana isolate mLoxAfr1 chromosome 4, mLoxAfr1.hap2, whole genome shotgun sequence genomic region harbors:
- the TMEM121B gene encoding transmembrane protein 121B has product MHPALGNPRSISSLSGSFPPPPAAARLQPLFLRGGSSRGRRGSGDSSTSTSTSRGGGGRRRGGGGGGSPSSSTGAEREDDDESISKPLVPATAAAAGLLGPPAQGGAPATDPATTAFSSSSVTSSSTSTPTSSCSMTAADFGGSAAAGAVGGPGGRSAGGAGGTGTGSGASCCSCCCCCGRPARSGRRGRQRCCAPSPGCRWGYQALSVVLLLAQGGLLDLYLIAVTDLYWCSWIATDLVVVVGWAIFFAKNSRGRRGGPASGVHNHHQHHHHAAPPLHLPASSAASAGAKARGGRGGVGGAGGSLGVAGTAGEFAFAYLAWLIYSIAFTPKVVLILGTSILDLIELRAPFGTTGFRLTMALSVPLLYSLVRAISEAGAPPGSAGPLLLQPQQHRAAGCFLGTCLDLLDSFTLVELMLEGRVPLPAHLRYLLIAVYFLTLASPVLWLYELNAAAVAASSWRQASGPGSCSRLLRLLGGCLVDVPLLALRCLLVVSYQQPLSIFMLKNLFFLSCRGLEALEGCWDRGSRASPSRARVGYGAPPPAPPPPPPPPPPPQGGSQLGHCISENEGGPHGYVNTLAVASQN; this is encoded by the coding sequence ATGCACCCAGCGCTCGGCAACCCCCGTTCGATCTCTTCCTTGTCCGGCTCCTTCCCGCCGCCCCCAGCCGCCGCCCGGCTGCAGCCCCTCTTCCTCCGGGGGGGCTCCTCCCGCGGCCGGAGAGGCTCGGGCGACAGcagcaccagcaccagcaccagcaGGGGGGGAGGCGGCCGCAGACGcggcgggggcggcggcggctCCCCCAGCAGCAGCACGGGCGCCGAGCGAGAGGACGACGACGAGAGCATCAGTAAGCCCTTGGTGCCAGCCACCGCCGCTGCTGCCGGGCTCCTTGGGCCCCCGGCTCAGGGGGGCGCCCCAGCCACCGACCCCGCGACCAccgccttctcctcctcctccgtCACTTCGTCCTCCACCTCCACGCCCACCTCCTCCTGCAGCATGACAGCCGCGGATTTCGGCGGGAGTGCAGCGGCCGGGGCCGTCGGGGGCCCCGGGGGTCGCTCGGCTGGGGGCGCTGGAGGCACTGGGACAGGCAGTGGCGCCTCCTGCTGCTCCTGTTGTTGCTGCTGCGGCCGCCCGGCCCGGTCCGGCCGCAGGGGTCGGCAACGCTGCTGCGCCCCCAGCCCCGGCTGCCGCTGGGGCTACCAGGCGCTGTCCGTGGTGCTGCTCCTGGCGCAGGGCGGTCTGCTCGACCTGTACCTCATTGCAGTCACCGACCTGTACTGGTGCTCCTGGATCGCCACTgacctggtggtggtggtgggctgggcCATCTTCTTCGCCAAGAACAGCCGGGGCCGTCGAGGCGGCCCGGCGAGCGGTGTGCACaatcaccaccagcaccaccaccacgcCGCGCCACCTCTGCACCTGCCCGCCTCCTCGGCCGCTTCTGCCGGGGCCAAGGCTCGCGGCGGCCGCGGGGGCGTGGGCGGCGCGGGGGGCAGCCTGGGAGTGGCCGGGACGGCTGGCGAGTTTGCCTTCGCATACTTGGCCTGGCTTATCTACTCCATCGCCTTCACGCCCAAGGTGGTGCTCATCCTGGGCACGTCCATCCTGGACCTCATTGAGCTGCGCGCGCCCTTCGGCACCACGGGCTTCCGCCTCACCATGGCGCTGTCGGTGCCTCTGCTCTATAGCCTGGTGCGGGCCATTAGCGAGGCTGGCGCCCCCCCTGGCTCGGCGGGACCTCTGCTCCTGCAGCCCCAGCAGCACCGCGCCGCTGGCTGCTTCCTGGGCACGTGTCTGGATCTGCTCGACAGCTTCACCCTGGTGGAGCTGATGCTAGAAGGCCGCGTCCCGCTGCCCGCGCACCTGCGCTACCTGCTCATTGCGGTCTACTTCCTCACCCTCGCCTCGCCGGTGCTCTGGCTCTATGAGCTCAACGCAGCAGCCGTGGCAGCTTCGTCCTGGCGCCAAGCCTCAGGCCCCGGGAGCTGCAGCCGCCTCCTGCGCTTGCTGGGCGGCTGCCTTGTGGACGTGCCCCTGCTGGCGCTGCGCTGCCTCCTCGTAGTGAGCTACCAGCAACCCCTCTCCATCTTCATGCTCAAGAACCTCTTTTTTCTCAGTTGCCGCGGCCTGGAGGCACTGGAGGGCTGCTGGGACCGGGGCAGTCGGGCCTCTCCTAGTCGGGCCAGGGTAGGCTATGGCGctccaccccctgccccaccGCCTcctccaccgccaccaccaccacctcaggGAGGCTCCCAACTGGGCCACTGCATCTCGGAGAATGAGGGGGGCCCCCATGGCTATGTAAACACCCTAGCTGTGGCCTCCCAGAACTGA